A single Actinomadura algeriensis DNA region contains:
- a CDS encoding DUF5925 domain-containing protein yields MTTSHEPSQEVVHLIEPREPGEGATESPAAAMPVVFHLNDGNSPADVMDVLSLRPFASGEQPWSRSTRLAHVRPEAPLRPDGARLVRVAHEKGKESVLAEGDGWTLLSNKWTSGIAYIAVSAVSDELAESVLEQSVKDATDPPKTDETSVEMGFWHQAPHGPVRQERAISADPWDEIRANYTARVAEQLDEVMKLGADDVSGRLLLLHGPPGTGKTTALRALARAWNDWCDADCVLDPESLFGTPSYLMKVTVGEDDDESRWRLLILEDCDELIRGEAKQSTGQGLSRLLNLTDGMLGQGRNVLVAITTNEDLAKLHPAVVRPGRCLAQIEVGRLTRPESAEWLAGPDGAGDPDGALAAEVGPEGATLAEVASLRKGERRPSDQGGATGTDTGFYL; encoded by the coding sequence ATGACCACGTCGCACGAGCCGTCACAGGAGGTCGTTCACCTGATCGAGCCGAGGGAACCCGGGGAGGGCGCGACCGAATCCCCGGCGGCGGCGATGCCCGTGGTCTTCCACCTCAACGACGGCAACTCCCCCGCCGACGTGATGGACGTGCTGTCGCTGCGGCCGTTCGCGTCCGGCGAGCAGCCGTGGTCGCGGTCGACGCGGCTCGCGCACGTCCGTCCCGAGGCGCCGTTGCGGCCGGACGGCGCCCGGCTGGTGCGCGTCGCCCACGAGAAGGGCAAGGAGTCGGTGCTCGCCGAGGGCGACGGGTGGACGCTGCTCAGCAACAAGTGGACCAGCGGCATCGCCTACATCGCGGTGTCGGCGGTGTCCGACGAGCTGGCCGAGTCCGTCCTGGAGCAGTCGGTGAAGGACGCGACCGACCCGCCGAAGACCGACGAGACCAGCGTCGAGATGGGCTTCTGGCACCAGGCGCCGCACGGCCCGGTCCGGCAGGAGCGGGCCATCTCCGCCGACCCCTGGGACGAGATCCGCGCGAACTACACGGCGCGGGTCGCCGAGCAGCTCGACGAGGTGATGAAGCTCGGCGCCGACGACGTGTCCGGGCGGCTCCTGCTGCTGCACGGCCCGCCCGGCACCGGCAAGACGACCGCGCTGCGGGCGCTCGCCCGCGCGTGGAACGACTGGTGCGACGCCGACTGCGTCCTCGACCCCGAGTCGCTGTTCGGCACCCCCAGCTACCTGATGAAGGTCACCGTCGGCGAGGACGACGACGAGAGCCGCTGGCGGCTGCTCATCCTCGAGGACTGCGACGAGCTGATCCGCGGGGAGGCCAAGCAGTCCACCGGCCAGGGACTGTCGCGGCTGCTCAACCTCACCGACGGGATGCTCGGGCAGGGCCGCAACGTGCTGGTCGCGATCACGACGAACGAGGACCTCGCGAAGCTGCACCCGGCCGTCGTCCGTCCGGGCCGCTGCCTGGCGCAGATCGAGGTCGGCCGGCTGACGCGGCCCGAGTCGGCCGAGTGGCTCGCCGGACCCGACGGCGCCGGCGACCCGGACGGCGCCCTCGCGGCCGAGGTCGGCCCGGAGGGCGCGACGCTCGCCGAGGTCGCGTCGCTGCGCAAGGGCGAGCGCCGCCCCTCCGACCAGGGCGGCGCCACCGGAACCGACACGGGCTTCTACCTCTAG